From the Paludisphaera mucosa genome, one window contains:
- a CDS encoding serine hydrolase domain-containing protein, with protein MIRISPKHRLASDLALRLGALLACLLAAGATSAAPPDPIVARLDTVLERAIEEKRIVGAVVLAARDGQVVYHRAVGMANREAGRPMRENAVFRLASVTKPIVSAAALALVDEGRLSLDDPVTKWLPSFRPRLADGRAPAITVRHLLTHTSGLGYGFAEPADGPYHRAGVSDGLDQPGLTLDENLRRLASAPLLFEPGTAWRYSLATDVLGAVVSRAGGDPLPTLVERTVTGPLGMKDASFFYPPPARLVVPYVDGSPEPARMAAVQVVPFGDGAGVRFEPGRAFDPTSYASGGGGMIGTARDVLTLLEAIRKGGGPILKPETARAMTSPQTGDLTGVASGPGWAFGYGVAVVTDPAVAQTPLSAGSYQWGGVYGHYWFVDPVRKLTVVSLSNTALEGMWGGTTKAIREAACEAANP; from the coding sequence ATGATTCGCATCTCGCCGAAACACCGCCTCGCCTCGGACCTCGCCCTGCGCCTCGGGGCGCTGCTCGCTTGCCTACTCGCCGCCGGCGCGACGTCGGCCGCCCCTCCCGACCCGATCGTCGCGCGGCTCGATACGGTCCTGGAGCGGGCCATCGAGGAGAAGCGGATCGTCGGCGCGGTCGTGCTCGCCGCCCGCGACGGCCAGGTCGTCTATCATCGGGCGGTCGGGATGGCGAACCGCGAGGCCGGTCGGCCGATGCGGGAGAACGCGGTCTTCCGGCTGGCGTCCGTGACCAAGCCGATCGTCAGCGCCGCGGCGCTGGCCCTGGTGGACGAGGGACGCCTGAGCCTGGACGACCCGGTGACGAAATGGCTGCCCAGCTTCCGTCCCAGGCTCGCCGACGGCCGCGCGCCGGCGATTACCGTCCGCCATCTGCTGACGCACACCTCGGGGCTCGGCTACGGCTTCGCCGAGCCGGCCGACGGGCCGTATCACCGCGCTGGGGTTTCCGACGGCCTCGACCAGCCCGGCCTGACGCTCGACGAGAACCTGCGGCGACTGGCCTCCGCCCCCCTGCTCTTCGAGCCCGGGACGGCCTGGCGCTACTCGCTGGCGACCGACGTCCTCGGCGCGGTCGTGTCGCGCGCCGGCGGCGACCCGCTGCCGACGCTCGTCGAGCGGACCGTGACGGGCCCCCTGGGGATGAAGGACGCTTCGTTCTTCTACCCGCCCCCGGCGCGGCTGGTCGTCCCTTACGTCGACGGCTCGCCCGAACCTGCGCGGATGGCGGCCGTCCAGGTCGTCCCGTTCGGCGACGGCGCGGGCGTCCGTTTCGAGCCCGGCCGGGCCTTCGATCCGACCTCGTACGCCTCGGGCGGCGGCGGCATGATCGGCACGGCCCGCGACGTCCTGACGCTCCTGGAGGCGATCCGCAAGGGCGGCGGCCCGATCCTCAAGCCCGAGACGGCCCGCGCCATGACGAGCCCCCAGACCGGCGACCTGACCGGCGTGGCGAGCGGCCCCGGATGGGCCTTCGGCTACGGCGTCGCCGTCGTCACCGACCCCGCCGTCGCCCAGACGCCGCTCTCGGCCGGCTCCTACCAGTGGGGCGGCGTCTACGGCCATTACTGGTTCGTCGACCCCGTGCGGAAGCTGACCGTCGTCAGCCTCTCCAACACGGCCCTCGAAGGCATGTGGGGCGGGACGACCAAGGCCATCCGCGAGGCGGCGTGCGAGGCCGCGAATCCCTGA
- a CDS encoding Mur ligase family protein — protein MARWFVDRLPQRGIPSVSLRRLLPEAKFVGCPDWEVTGCAVDHRRLDPGQVFVAVRDARYDGHGYVREALDRGAAGVVVEREVPEAGRLQVVVDDARAAHARLCQALAGDPSERLATLGVTGVYGKTVVSLMTRAILDAAGLRCGLVGGNGWSDGLVARPPGAGSSVAEPAGTWPGGAPGLASILSYMVEQKCEAGVIEIGAEALDSRCLEGVTFQAAVATDLALPPGSPAEAAQRRRRAKARLFRKIAPGGAAVVNDDDPDSEILGGLNLDARRVSFGLERPGRVDVSAVVARSDASGSRFLLQGFDRAAWVDLRLVGVRHVGHALAAAALAWSLHVDRDAVVAGLESVAGVAGYLEAIDEGQDFDVRVDGARTATPLSQALTALRSVAAGRIHLVLSAEGGQDRATRRALAHVAETAADRVVLTLGDPRAEDPDGVLDDVLGGFRRPGKVQVEPDRRRAIESALSDAREGDAVLIAGKGRHAYQIFADRVVPFDDFAVARRFLNGRQARAAVTRRA, from the coding sequence ATGGCACGCTGGTTCGTCGATCGTCTGCCTCAGCGGGGGATCCCCTCGGTGAGCCTCAGGAGGCTTCTCCCGGAGGCGAAGTTCGTGGGATGCCCCGACTGGGAGGTCACCGGCTGCGCCGTGGACCACCGCCGCCTCGACCCCGGCCAGGTGTTCGTCGCGGTCCGCGACGCTCGCTACGACGGCCACGGCTACGTCCGGGAGGCCCTCGACCGAGGCGCCGCGGGGGTCGTCGTGGAACGCGAGGTCCCCGAAGCGGGCCGGCTCCAGGTGGTCGTCGACGACGCCCGGGCGGCCCACGCGCGGCTCTGCCAGGCGCTGGCCGGCGACCCGTCGGAACGGCTCGCCACCCTGGGCGTCACGGGCGTCTACGGCAAGACGGTCGTCAGCCTGATGACCCGGGCGATCCTCGACGCCGCGGGCCTCCGCTGCGGGCTGGTCGGCGGCAACGGCTGGTCCGACGGCCTCGTCGCCAGGCCGCCGGGCGCGGGTTCGAGCGTCGCCGAGCCGGCCGGGACGTGGCCGGGGGGCGCGCCCGGCCTGGCGTCGATCCTCTCGTACATGGTCGAGCAGAAGTGCGAGGCCGGCGTGATCGAGATCGGGGCCGAGGCCCTGGACTCGCGCTGCCTCGAAGGCGTGACCTTCCAGGCCGCCGTGGCGACCGACCTGGCCCTGCCCCCCGGCTCCCCGGCCGAGGCCGCCCAGCGGCGGCGGCGGGCGAAGGCCCGGCTCTTCCGCAAGATCGCCCCCGGGGGCGCGGCGGTGGTCAACGACGACGACCCGGATTCGGAGATCCTCGGCGGCCTGAACCTGGACGCCCGCCGCGTGAGCTTCGGCCTCGAACGGCCGGGCCGGGTAGACGTCTCCGCGGTCGTCGCCCGCTCCGACGCATCGGGCTCGCGGTTCCTGCTCCAGGGCTTCGACCGCGCCGCGTGGGTCGACCTCCGGCTGGTCGGCGTGCGGCACGTCGGCCACGCCCTGGCCGCCGCGGCGCTGGCCTGGTCGCTGCACGTCGACCGCGACGCCGTCGTGGCCGGGCTGGAGAGCGTGGCGGGCGTCGCCGGCTATCTGGAGGCGATCGACGAAGGCCAGGACTTCGACGTCCGCGTCGACGGTGCCCGCACCGCGACGCCGCTTTCGCAAGCGCTCACCGCCCTGCGATCGGTGGCCGCCGGCCGCATCCACCTCGTGCTGAGCGCCGAGGGGGGCCAGGACCGCGCCACGCGGCGGGCCCTGGCGCACGTCGCCGAGACCGCCGCCGACCGCGTCGTCCTGACCCTGGGCGACCCCCGCGCCGAGGACCCCGACGGCGTGCTCGACGACGTCCTCGGGGGCTTCCGCCGGCCGGGCAAGGTGCAGGTCGAGCCCGACCGCCGTCGCGCGATCGAATCGGCCCTGTCCGACGCCCGCGAGGG